The stretch of DNA ATGACCTAGACAAGGGAGCAAGCGAGCGCCTAAACTGGGGCTTGTTTCGAGATAGAAGACCAGAAATGTATCAACGAATTACGGACTAGTAGGGGAGAAATGAGAGATTTATTCTGCTAGACTCGTTTTCACTAGTAATTATAGGGATACTAGGTCATCTAGTAAGTGGATTTTATATTTTAACCCTCTAAGGCTTTCTCGCGCTTTTATGCGAGGAGCTTTTCTGTTTAAGCTTTATCAATAAAACATGCTATAATAGTTGCAGAAAGGTTGGTATTTATGGCTAGGATATTGGTCATTGAAGACAATAGTGACATTCAAGAGATTTTACGAACACTTCTTACTGAGGAGCATGAGGTGATTCAAGCCTTTTCAGGAACTGAAGGAATCATGCGTTTTGACCAAGGTAGGATTGAACTCGTTTTGCTAGATATCATGCTTCCTGGGAAAAATGGGGATCAGGTTTTAAAAGCCATCAGGGAACAAAGTCAAATTCCAGTCATTATGCTAACGGCTTTGAGCGATAAGAAGCTAATCAGTCAATACCTCTTAAAGGGTGCCAATGATTACATAGTCAAACCTTTTGATTTGGACGAAGTCTTTGCTAGAGTTACTGTTCAATTACGTCAAAGCGTAGAAAAACAGCCTATGGAAATAGAAAAAACTGAAAATCTGCCACAAAACTTGAAAAATATCCAGTTTTATGCCGAAAGTTTTGAAATCAAAAATAGTCAGGAAACGATTCGCCTTGCCAAGAAAGAATGCTTGATTCTCCAAACTCTCCTTAAATATCCAAAGAAAATTTTCACTAAGGAAGAACTTTATGAATTGGTCTGGGAGGATAGCTACCTACCTGGAGATAATACTCTCAATACGCATTTGAGTAATCTTCGTAAAAAATTAAACCAGCTTGACCCAAATCAAGAATATATTGAAACCATCTGGGGCGTTGGGGTAAGATTAAAAGGAGACAAGCAATGACCTACATGATAATTTTTGTCCTACTAGTACTCCTAATTATTTTATCGATTGCATTGATTCGCTACCATATAGCACTTAAAAACTTGAGTCAACAGATTGAAGACAAGATTCTCACGGGTAGTATGAAAAGAGTCGGAGTCAGCATTTTTTCCAAACATTTTTTACATCTCTACCAGCAAATTGAAAATCTATTTCAAGAAGTGGAACAATCTCGGTTGGTGATGAAAAGGGAAAAGCAGACTCTGGATATGGCCATCAGCAATATCGCCCATGATATTCGGACACCTTTGACTATCGCTTCAGGCTACACGCAACAATTGATGAAGTCTCCTGAAGACAAATCAGAAACCTTACAAAAAATAGCCCAGCATCTTGATTTAGTTTCCAAACGTTTGGAGGCTCTCCTAGAATATCGTCGTTTGATGGAAGGAGCTGTCAAACCGAAACTGGAAGAAGTGGAGCTTTCAACTTTTATCACCAAAAAGACTCTGGCTTATTATGATGTTTTTCAGGCGGCAAAAATCACGCTTGATTTTAAGGTTGAAGCTGGTCTGAAAATGAGGACTGATGAAGACTTACTGGATCGAATTTTACAAAATCTGCTTGGGAATGTCCTCAAACATGGCAAGGAAGAAGCACGTCTGTCCTTGAGAAAGGAAAAGGAACAGCTTGTCTTAGAGATTGCAAACCTTGTCAAACAGCCCATCAAAAAAATAGAAAATCTCAGCAACCGTTTTTATTCTGAAAATCTATCTGATACGGAAGAATCCTCTGGTTTAGGCCTTTATATCACTGAGGAATTATGCCATCTTCTTGGTGCAGAGATGAAACTAAGCACAGATGGGCAATGGTTGTCAGTTTGCATTTACTTTTAACAAAAAGAAACCTCCTCTGTAGCCTAGAGGAGGTCATTTTTTATAGACTTTTCTTTTTGAAAACTGTCAGTCCACTTAGATTAAAGATTACAATAACAGCTAAGCTAACTATAAGTGTATAGAAAATGGATTCACTATTAGCAGTCATAGCATAGAAAAATTGCAACGATAAATATGGTAAAATTTTGATATTTGGAAAAATGAGCATTGGCATAGAAAGTAAGATAGAGCTGACAAAATAACCAATAAATACCGCAATATAAGAATGACTAACATAGAGAATGAAGGAAACAATGGAAAGCCAAGCAAGGAGGCAAAGAAATTGAAGGAAAATGGTTACCAGTAGATTGCCAATAAAGCCATCAGGCATAGTTCCAAATCCATTTAAGATAGTTGCTGGAATAAAGGCAATTACAAGACAGATGATGACTTGTAAAAGTGCAATACAAGCCAATACAAAGGCTTTGGCTAGAAAAAACTCGGTACGAGAGACACCCACTGTTAAATTATTTTTATAGAGTTTACCGATTAAATCAACTCCAAGAACGAGACAAGCTAGAATGATGCAGAGAAAAACGAGGTTTGAACCTTGACTAGATGCGTTGATCAGGGCTTGTACACCATTCCAACCTTGGGTTGGAATTTCTGGTTCTTCTGTCTGGATTGCCATCAGATGACCCGTAGCTCCTATACTTGCTCCCATTAGCATGAGAGCAAAGAGAACGAATTCTGTAATCCAGAATCCTTTGGAACGGAAAAGACGGTAAAAGTCTGCTTGAATGGTATGTATCATGATTTTCCTCCTATTCGACCAATTGAGTGAAGTATTCTTCTAGGTTTTGACGGGCATAGTAAATCTCGTCAATAGCAACATCTGACAAGGTTAATTCTTTGAGAATCTGTTTGACATCTTGTTCCTGACCAAAGATGTGAATTTCGTTTTCAGGATTAACAACCTTGAACTGGAGCTGGATTTGTTCTTTTAATACTTGACAAGCTTTCTCTTGATCAGCTGTCTTAAGGACAATATAATCCTCACTTAGTGTTTCAAATTCCGCTTTGCTGATTTCACGGATAATCTTTCCTTGATCTAAAATACCAAAGCGATTAGCTACGAGGTAGAGTTCTGACAAGATATGGCTAGAGATGAGAATGGTGATCCCTTGTTCTTGATTGAGGCGTTGAATCATTAGTCGAAATTCTTTGATACCGATTGGGTCGAGACCATTGATAGGTTCATCTAAGATTAGGAAATCTGGTTTGGATAGGAGGGCAATGGCAATACCAAGTCTTTGTTTCATTCCAAGAGAGAAATCTCGAAAGACTTTTTTCCCTGTATCTGTCAAACCTACATAGTCCAGCGTTTCTCGAATAACTTGATCAGCATTTGGAATATGACGAATCATACAGTAATATTTCAGATTTTGATAGGCTGTTAAGTGATTATGGGCTACGGGTGATTCGATAACAGAACCTACTCGAGATAGAGCCTTGGTCCACTCATTTTCCGTTTGGCTAGAGAAGAGGGAAACAGTCCCTTTATCCGCAAATAGTAGTTGCGTAATGATTTTGATTAAGGTAGTCTTCCCAACTCCATTCTTCCCGATAAGTCCATAAATATCTCCCTCTCTTATCGTTAGACGAAGATCCTGAAGAATAGCTTGTTTGTCAAAGTTTTTGGACAATCCATGAATGTCGAGTACTGTTTTCATGATTCTCTCCTTTTGATTTATTTTGTTAACTTTAGTATAAAGCATAGAAATCAAAGAAAGCTCAAGCATTTCTAAAGAGTTTCTAAAGTTTTAGGAATTCTTAAATATCAAAACCCAGTTGATATGAACTGGGCTTCTTAATTATAAAATATATTTCTCAATGGCACGCGCAACGCCGTCTTCTTCGTTGCTTGCTGTAACGTCATCCGCAAGGGATTTGACATAATCGCTGGCATTTCCCATTGCAATCCCAAGTCCTGCAAACTGGAGCATTTCGATATCGTTATTAGCATCGCCCATGGCCATGATTTCTGAGGAATCAATCTTCAAAATATTTGCTAGTCGAGAAAGAGCAGTAGCCTTGGTCGTACCAAGTGGCATAGCTTCATAAATGACAGGCTGCGAACGAACTCCACTAAATAGTTGGCAGAGTTCCTCAGCAAAACACTGCTCAAAATCGTCTGTTTGTTCTTTTGTTCCTAAAAACATACCTTGGAACATACGATACTTACCACTAGTCGCTTCCTCAAGAGAAATTTCAGTCAGGTCCGAAAAGACCAGCTTGGCATCATTTTGAACAATTTCATTAGGCTTGCCACCGAGGACAAAATAATGCTCCTCATCAAAAAGAGTCAACTGAACATCACTTTTTTCAGCTAGGTCATAGAGGTACTCGATATCTGCTGGACTGAGTTCTTGCCAATCAACCAGACTCCAATCACTTGTCTGGTGGGTTGAGCAACCGTTATTGACAATAACGTATTCATTTTGCAAATCAAGACCAAGTTTCTTGTAGTAAGGAAGAACTCCGAAGAGAGGACGACCAGTACAGAGAACCAGTTTGACACCTTTTTCAATGGCTTGGTGAATGGCAGTAATGTGAGCTTGTGGGATTTCCTTGGCTTCATTTAGGAGGGTTCCGTCCATATCCAAGGCTAGTAGTTTAATCATAGGTCTTCCTTCTTTATCTTTTGGTATTATTATAGCATATTTTGGAGGAAAGGAGGAGGAATCTTCGGGCTAATCATGGTATAATAAAAGGTAATGAAAAATTCCAACGAGGCAGAGATGAAATTACTTTATACTGATATTCGGACTTCTTTAACAGAAATTCTAACTAGAGAGGCAGAGGAGCTAGTTGCTGCTGGCAAGCGGGTTTTCTATATCGCTCCTAACTCTCTTTCTTTTGAAAAGGAACGATCTGTACTGGAATGTTTACCCCAGCAGGCTTCTTTTGCGATTACCGTCACGCGCTTTGCTCAAATGGCTCGTTACCTGATTTTGAATGACTTGCCTGCTAAGACCAGTCTAGATGATATTGGTCTTGGGATGGCCTTTTACAAATGCCTTGCCAAACTTGATCCTAAGGATTTACGCGTTTATGGAGCCATCAAGCAGGATCCTCAGTTTATCCAGCAGTTGATTGAGCTTTACCACGAGATGACCAAAGCTCAGATGAGTTTTTTGGACTTGGAGAGTTTGACGGATGAGGACAAGAGGGCCGATTTACTCTTGATTTTTGAGAAGGTAACGGCTTATCTCAATCAAGGTCAGTTGGCTCAGGGAAGTCAATTGTCCCATTTGATTGAGGCTATTGAGAATGACAAAGTTAGTAGTGATTTTACTCAAATCGCCTTGGTTATTGATGGATTTACCCGTTTTTCTGCTGAGGAAGAGCGGATTGTGGACGTACTTCACGGCAAGGGTGTTGAGATTGTCATTGGAGCCTATGCTAGTAAGAAAGCCTATACTAGCCCTTTTAGCGAGGGCAATCTATACCAAGCCAGTGTGGAGTTTCTCCATCATCTAGCCTTTAAATACCAAACACCTGCCCAGGATTATTCTCAAACTCATGAGAAGATGGACAGCTTTGACAAGGCCTCTCGTTTGCTGGAGTCTTCTTATGACTTTTCAGAATTAACATTGAATGTCGATGAGAAGGACCGTGACAACTTACAAATCTGGTCTTACTTGACGCAAAAGGAGGAGTTGGAGCTAGTAGCCCGTAGCATTCGTCAGAAATTACACGAGAACTCAAATCTGAGTTACAAGCATTTTCGTATTCTCTTGGGGGATGTGGCTTCTTATCAGTTATCTCTTAAAACCATTTTTGACCAGTACCAGATTCCTTTCTATCTTGGTAGAAGCGAATCCATGGCCCATCACCCTTTGACACAGTTTGTCGAGTCTACCTTGGCTTTAAAACGCTATCGTTTCCGTCAGGAAGATTTGATTAACCTCCTCAGAACGGGTTTATATACCGACCTTAGTCAGGCTGATATTGACGCATTTGAGCAATATATCCGCTATCTTGGTATCAATGGCTTACCAGCCTTTCAGCAAGCCTTCAACAAATCCCACCATGGAAAATTTGATTTAGAGCGTTTAAATGCTCTTCGTCTGCGTATTTTAACACCTCTTGAAACTCTGTTTGCCAGCCGAAAACAAAAGGCTGAAAACCTCTTGCAAAAGTGGAATGCCTTTCTAAAAGAAGGAGCAGTAACTAAGCAGTTACAAGATTTGACAGCCACTATGGAAGCTGTAGAGCAGGAAAGACAGGCCGAAGTTTGGAAGGCTTTCTGTCATGTTTTAGAACAATTTGCGACTGTTTTTGCTGGTTCGCAAGTTAATCTAGAGGACTTTCTAGCCTTGCTCCATTCTGGAATTAGTTTGTCCCAATACCGTACCATTCCAGCAACAGTGGACACTGTCCTGGTGCAGAGTTACGATTTGATTGCACCACTGACGGCTGACTTTGTCTATGCCATTGGGCTGACTCAGGACAATTTACCAAAAATTGCGCAAAACACCAGTCTTTTGACAGACGAAGAAAGACAGAGTCTAAACCAAGCGACAGAAGATGGGGCGCAATTGCTGATTGCTAGCAGTGAAAACCTCAAGAAAAATCGCTATACTATGCTTTCCTTGGTCAATTCTGCTCGTAAGCAGTTGGTCTTGTCGGCTCCAAGCCTTTTTAACGAAAGTGAAAGCAAGGAATCTGCCTATCTTCAAGAGCTGATTCATTTGGGATTTAGTCGAAAAGAGAGGAGGATGAATCACAAAGGGCTGTCTAAGGAAGATATGGGGTCCTATCACAGTCTTTTGTCCAGTCTGGTTGCCTATCACCAGCAGGGCGAGACGAGTGAGACTGAGCAAGATTTGACCTTTATTAAGGTTCTGGCGCGTGTCATGGGTAAAAAACTAGACCAGCAAAGTCTGGAAAATCCAGCCCTCCCAACCAGTCCAAGCAGTAAGCAGTTGGCTAAGGACACCTTACAGGCTCTCTATCCTGCTGAACAGGAATTTTACCTGTCTACATCTGGTTTGACGGAGTTTTACCGGAACCAATACAGTTATTTCCTCCGCTACGTGTTAGGCTTGCAGGAGGAATTGCGCCTGCGTCCAGATGCTCGTAGTCATGGGAATTTTTTACACCGCATTTTTGAACGCGCCTTGCAGTTGCCTGACAAAGAATCCTTTGACAAACGTCTAGAACAAGCTATCCACGAAACCGGTCAGGAACGGGAATTTGAAGCTATATACCAAGAAAGTTTGGAAGCCCAGTTTACTAAGGAAGTTCTGCTTGATGTTGCACGGACGACTGGACACATTCTCCGCCATAATCCAGCCATCGAAACCATTAAAGAAGAGGCAAATTTTGGTGGAAAAGAGCAGGCCTTTATTCAATTGGACAATGGTCGCAGTGTCTTTGTACGAGGCAAGGTGGACCGCATTGACCGATTGAAAGCTGATGGAGCGATTGGAGTGGTAGACTACAAATCCAGTCTAACTCAGTTCCAGTTTCCTCATTTCTTTAATGGGCTCAATTCCCAGTTGCCAACTTACTTAGCTGCACTAAAAAGAGAAGGGGAGCAGAACTTTTTTGGTGCCATGTACTTGGAAATGGCTGAACCTGTCCAATCTCTGATGGCCGTTAAAAGTCTGGCAGGTGCAGTAGTAGAAGCCAGCAAATCTATGAAATACCAAGGACTCTTTTTAGAAAAAGAAAGCAGTCATTTGGGCGAATTTTACAACAAAAACAAGGCTAATCAGCTGACAGATGAGGAATTCCAGCTCCTACTGGACTACAATGCCCATCTTTACAAGAAAGCAGCTGAGAAAATTTTAGCAGGCCAGTTTGCCATTAATCCTTATACAGAAAATGGCAGAAGTATTGCCCCCTACGTTCAGCAACACCAAGCCATCACAGGCTTTGAAGCCAATTACCACCTAGGTCAAGCTCGTTTCCTAGAAAAGTTGGACTTAGCTGATGGCAAGCGTCTGGTCGGAGAAAAACTCAAGCAAGCTTGGTTTGAAAAAATAAGAGAGGAGTTGAATCGATGAAGCCTATTCCCTTTTTAACTGAGAAGGAAATTCAAAAATTGCAAGAAGCAGAAGCGCATTCGAGCAAGGAACAAAAGAAAACTGCCGAACAAATCGAAGCCATCTACACTTCTGGTCAAAATATCCTGGTTTCAGCGTCGGCTGGTTCTGGGAAGACCTTTGTCATGGCCGAGCGTATTCTAGACCAATTGGCGCGTGGTGTGGAAATCAGTCAACTCTTTATCTCCACCTTTACCGTTAAGGCTGCCACAGAGCTTAAGGAACGTTTAGAGAAAAAAATCAGCCAACAAATTCAAGAAAGTGGCGATGTTGACCTCAAACAACACTTGGGTCGTCAGTTGGCTGATCTACCCAACGCTGCCATCGGAACCATGGACTCTTTCACACAAAAATTCCTTGGTAAACATGGCTATCTGATTGATATTGCGCCTAATTTCCGTATTTTACAAAACCAGAGCGAGCAACTCCTTCTAAAAAACGAAGTCTTTCATGAGGTATTTGAAGCCCATTACCAAGGCAAACAGAAAGAGACCTTTAGTCATTTGCTGAAAAATTTTGCAGGGCGTGGCAAAGACGAACGGGGGCTGCGCCAGCAAGTCTATAAAATCTATGACTTCCTCCAATCCACCAGCAATCCTCAGAAATGGTTAAGTGAATCTTTCCTCAAAGGCTTTGAAAAAGCTGATTTTAGCAGTGAAAAAGAAAAACTGACCACACAAATCCAACAAGCCCTTTGGGATTTGGAAAGCTTTTTCCGTTACCATCTGGATAATGATGCCAAGGAGTTTCCCAAGGCTGCCTATTTAGAAAATGTTCAGTTGATTCTGGATGAAATCGGCTCCTTGAATCAAGAGTCCGATAGTCAGGCTTATCAAACGGTGCTTGCGCGTGTTGTCGCAATCTCTAAGGAAAAAAATGGTCGAGCTCTGACTAATGCCAGTCGTAAGGCTGATTTGAAACCTCTTGCTGATGCCTACAACGAAGAAAGAAAGGCACAGTTTGCTAAACTAGGACAACTGTCAGACAAGATAACCATTCTCGACTATCAAGAACGTTATCATGGAGATACATGGGGATTAGCTAAAACCTTCCAAGCCTTCATGAGTGATTTTGTAGAAGCTTATCGTCAGCGTAAACGTCAGGAAAATGCCTTTGAATTCGCTGATATCAGCCATTACACCATTGAGATTTTAGAGAATTTCCCACAAGTTCGTGAGGCTTATCAGGAGCGCTTCCATGAAGTCATGGTCGATGAGTATCAGGATACCAACCATATTCAAGAACGGATGCTGGAATTGCTGTCTAATGGTCACAATCGCTTTATGGTGGGGGATATCAAGCAGTCCATCTATCGTTTTCGTCAAGCAGACCCGCAGATTTTCAATGAAAAGTTCCAACGCTATGCGCAAGATTCCCAAGAAGGAAAGCTGATTCTCCTCAAGGAAAATTTCCGTAGCAGTTCAGAAGTGCTGTCAGCAACCAATGATGTCTTTGAACGTCTCATGGACCAAGAGGTCGGCGAAATCAACTATGATAACATGCACCAGCTTGTTTTTGCCAATACCAAACTGACTCCCAATCCAGACAACAAGGCAGAATTTCTCATCTACGACAAGGACGATACAGGCGAGGAAGAAGAGAGCCAAGCAGAAACGAAATTAACAGGGGAAATGCGCTTAGTTATCAAGGAAATCCTTAAACTTCATCAGGAACAAGGTGTTGCCTTTAAAGAAATCGCCCTTCTGACCTCCAGCCGCAGTCGTAATGACCAGATTCTTCTCGCCCTGTCTGAGTACGGGATTCCTGTTAAAACCGACGGAGAGCAAAACAATTATCTCCAATCCCTAGAAGTGCAAGTCATGCTAGACACTCTTCGTGTCATTCATAATCCCCTGCAAGACTATGCCTTGGTTGCCCTTATGAAGTCTCCAATGTTTGGCTTTGATGAGGACGAGTTAGCACGTTTATCTCTTCAGAAAGCGGAGGATAAAGTCCAAGAAAATCTCTATGAGAAACTGGTCAATGCACAAAAAATGGTAAGTAGCCAAAAAGTCTTGATTCACTCAGCTCTAGCTGAGAAACTAAAGCAATTCATGGATATCTTGGTTTCTTGGCGCCTGTATGCCAAAACCCACTCCCTATATGACTTGATTTGGAAGATTTATAACGACCGTTTTTATTATGATTATGTGGGGGCTTTACCAAATGGTCTTGCTAGACAGGCTAATCTCTATGCACTAGCTCTGCGTGCTGATCAATTTGAAAAGAGCAATTTCAAAGGCTTGTCGCGTTTTATTGGTATGATTAACCAAGTTTTAGAAGCTCAGCACGATTTGGCAAGCGTGGCTGTCGCACCGCCAAAAGATGCAGTAGAGCTCATTACCATCCACAAAAGTAAAGGGCTAGAGTTTCCTTACGTCTTTATCCTCAATATGGATCAAGATTTCAACAAGCAAGACAGCATGTCAGAGGTCATTCTCAGTCGTAAAAACGGTCTAGGTGTCAAATATATTGCCAAAATGGAGACAGGAGCAGTGGAAGATCACTATCCTAAAACCATCAAACTCTCCATTCCTAGCTTGACCTATAGGCAGAACGAAGAGGAATTACAGCTGGCAAGCTATTCAGAGCAGATGCGTCTGCTGTATGTTGCTATGACACGGGCTGAGAAAAAGCTCTATCTTATCGGTAAGGGTTCTCGTGAAAAGCTGGAAGCCAAGGAATACCCAGCAGCTAAAAATGGAAAACTAAATAGCAACACTAGACTTCAAGCCAAGAATTTCCAAGATTGGATTTGGGCTATCATTAAAGTGTTTGCCAAGGATCATCTCAACTTTAGCTATCGTTTTGTTGGTGAAGATCAGCTGACTAGAGAATCTATCGGAGAGTTGGAAAACAAAAGTCCTCTCCAAGATAGCTCCCAAGCAGACAATCGTCAGTCAAATACCATTAAAGAAGCTCTTGAAATGCTGAAAGAAGTTGAAGTTTATAATACTCTTCACCGCGCAGCCATTGAACTTCCTAGTGT from Streptococcus mitis encodes:
- a CDS encoding ATP-binding cassette domain-containing protein; its protein translation is MKTVLDIHGLSKNFDKQAILQDLRLTIREGDIYGLIGKNGVGKTTLIKIITQLLFADKGTVSLFSSQTENEWTKALSRVGSVIESPVAHNHLTAYQNLKYYCMIRHIPNADQVIRETLDYVGLTDTGKKVFRDFSLGMKQRLGIAIALLSKPDFLILDEPINGLDPIGIKEFRLMIQRLNQEQGITILISSHILSELYLVANRFGILDQGKIIREISKAEFETLSEDYIVLKTADQEKACQVLKEQIQLQFKVVNPENEIHIFGQEQDVKQILKELTLSDVAIDEIYYARQNLEEYFTQLVE
- a CDS encoding response regulator transcription factor; translated protein: MARILVIEDNSDIQEILRTLLTEEHEVIQAFSGTEGIMRFDQGRIELVLLDIMLPGKNGDQVLKAIREQSQIPVIMLTALSDKKLISQYLLKGANDYIVKPFDLDEVFARVTVQLRQSVEKQPMEIEKTENLPQNLKNIQFYAESFEIKNSQETIRLAKKECLILQTLLKYPKKIFTKEELYELVWEDSYLPGDNTLNTHLSNLRKKLNQLDPNQEYIETIWGVGVRLKGDKQ
- the addA gene encoding helicase-exonuclease AddAB subunit AddA encodes the protein MKPIPFLTEKEIQKLQEAEAHSSKEQKKTAEQIEAIYTSGQNILVSASAGSGKTFVMAERILDQLARGVEISQLFISTFTVKAATELKERLEKKISQQIQESGDVDLKQHLGRQLADLPNAAIGTMDSFTQKFLGKHGYLIDIAPNFRILQNQSEQLLLKNEVFHEVFEAHYQGKQKETFSHLLKNFAGRGKDERGLRQQVYKIYDFLQSTSNPQKWLSESFLKGFEKADFSSEKEKLTTQIQQALWDLESFFRYHLDNDAKEFPKAAYLENVQLILDEIGSLNQESDSQAYQTVLARVVAISKEKNGRALTNASRKADLKPLADAYNEERKAQFAKLGQLSDKITILDYQERYHGDTWGLAKTFQAFMSDFVEAYRQRKRQENAFEFADISHYTIEILENFPQVREAYQERFHEVMVDEYQDTNHIQERMLELLSNGHNRFMVGDIKQSIYRFRQADPQIFNEKFQRYAQDSQEGKLILLKENFRSSSEVLSATNDVFERLMDQEVGEINYDNMHQLVFANTKLTPNPDNKAEFLIYDKDDTGEEEESQAETKLTGEMRLVIKEILKLHQEQGVAFKEIALLTSSRSRNDQILLALSEYGIPVKTDGEQNNYLQSLEVQVMLDTLRVIHNPLQDYALVALMKSPMFGFDEDELARLSLQKAEDKVQENLYEKLVNAQKMVSSQKVLIHSALAEKLKQFMDILVSWRLYAKTHSLYDLIWKIYNDRFYYDYVGALPNGLARQANLYALALRADQFEKSNFKGLSRFIGMINQVLEAQHDLASVAVAPPKDAVELITIHKSKGLEFPYVFILNMDQDFNKQDSMSEVILSRKNGLGVKYIAKMETGAVEDHYPKTIKLSIPSLTYRQNEEELQLASYSEQMRLLYVAMTRAEKKLYLIGKGSREKLEAKEYPAAKNGKLNSNTRLQAKNFQDWIWAIIKVFAKDHLNFSYRFVGEDQLTRESIGELENKSPLQDSSQADNRQSNTIKEALEMLKEVEVYNTLHRAAIELPSVQTPSQIKKFYEPVMDMEGVEIASQGQSVDKKINFDLPDFSTKEKVTGAEIGSATHELMQRMDLSQRPTLASLTETLKQVQTSQAVRDKINLAKILAFFDTALGQEILANTNHLYREQPFSMLKRDQKSQEDFVVRGILDGYLLYEDKIVLFDYKTDRYDEPSQLVDRYRGQLSLYGEALSRSYSIENIEKYLILLGKDEVQVVKV
- a CDS encoding Cof-type HAD-IIB family hydrolase, translating into MIKLLALDMDGTLLNEAKEIPQAHITAIHQAIEKGVKLVLCTGRPLFGVLPYYKKLGLDLQNEYVIVNNGCSTHQTSDWSLVDWQELSPADIEYLYDLAEKSDVQLTLFDEEHYFVLGGKPNEIVQNDAKLVFSDLTEISLEEATSGKYRMFQGMFLGTKEQTDDFEQCFAEELCQLFSGVRSQPVIYEAMPLGTTKATALSRLANILKIDSSEIMAMGDANNDIEMLQFAGLGIAMGNASDYVKSLADDVTASNEEDGVARAIEKYIL
- a CDS encoding sensor histidine kinase translates to MTYMIIFVLLVLLIILSIALIRYHIALKNLSQQIEDKILTGSMKRVGVSIFSKHFLHLYQQIENLFQEVEQSRLVMKREKQTLDMAISNIAHDIRTPLTIASGYTQQLMKSPEDKSETLQKIAQHLDLVSKRLEALLEYRRLMEGAVKPKLEEVELSTFITKKTLAYYDVFQAAKITLDFKVEAGLKMRTDEDLLDRILQNLLGNVLKHGKEEARLSLRKEKEQLVLEIANLVKQPIKKIENLSNRFYSENLSDTEESSGLGLYITEELCHLLGAEMKLSTDGQWLSVCIYF
- a CDS encoding ABC transporter permease, which translates into the protein MIHTIQADFYRLFRSKGFWITEFVLFALMLMGASIGATGHLMAIQTEEPEIPTQGWNGVQALINASSQGSNLVFLCIILACLVLGVDLIGKLYKNNLTVGVSRTEFFLAKAFVLACIALLQVIICLVIAFIPATILNGFGTMPDGFIGNLLVTIFLQFLCLLAWLSIVSFILYVSHSYIAVFIGYFVSSILLSMPMLIFPNIKILPYLSLQFFYAMTANSESIFYTLIVSLAVIVIFNLSGLTVFKKKSL
- the rexB gene encoding ATP-dependent nuclease subunit B; this encodes MKLLYTDIRTSLTEILTREAEELVAAGKRVFYIAPNSLSFEKERSVLECLPQQASFAITVTRFAQMARYLILNDLPAKTSLDDIGLGMAFYKCLAKLDPKDLRVYGAIKQDPQFIQQLIELYHEMTKAQMSFLDLESLTDEDKRADLLLIFEKVTAYLNQGQLAQGSQLSHLIEAIENDKVSSDFTQIALVIDGFTRFSAEEERIVDVLHGKGVEIVIGAYASKKAYTSPFSEGNLYQASVEFLHHLAFKYQTPAQDYSQTHEKMDSFDKASRLLESSYDFSELTLNVDEKDRDNLQIWSYLTQKEELELVARSIRQKLHENSNLSYKHFRILLGDVASYQLSLKTIFDQYQIPFYLGRSESMAHHPLTQFVESTLALKRYRFRQEDLINLLRTGLYTDLSQADIDAFEQYIRYLGINGLPAFQQAFNKSHHGKFDLERLNALRLRILTPLETLFASRKQKAENLLQKWNAFLKEGAVTKQLQDLTATMEAVEQERQAEVWKAFCHVLEQFATVFAGSQVNLEDFLALLHSGISLSQYRTIPATVDTVLVQSYDLIAPLTADFVYAIGLTQDNLPKIAQNTSLLTDEERQSLNQATEDGAQLLIASSENLKKNRYTMLSLVNSARKQLVLSAPSLFNESESKESAYLQELIHLGFSRKERRMNHKGLSKEDMGSYHSLLSSLVAYHQQGETSETEQDLTFIKVLARVMGKKLDQQSLENPALPTSPSSKQLAKDTLQALYPAEQEFYLSTSGLTEFYRNQYSYFLRYVLGLQEELRLRPDARSHGNFLHRIFERALQLPDKESFDKRLEQAIHETGQEREFEAIYQESLEAQFTKEVLLDVARTTGHILRHNPAIETIKEEANFGGKEQAFIQLDNGRSVFVRGKVDRIDRLKADGAIGVVDYKSSLTQFQFPHFFNGLNSQLPTYLAALKREGEQNFFGAMYLEMAEPVQSLMAVKSLAGAVVEASKSMKYQGLFLEKESSHLGEFYNKNKANQLTDEEFQLLLDYNAHLYKKAAEKILAGQFAINPYTENGRSIAPYVQQHQAITGFEANYHLGQARFLEKLDLADGKRLVGEKLKQAWFEKIREELNR